One region of Hymenobacter sediminicola genomic DNA includes:
- a CDS encoding AraC family transcriptional regulator, whose protein sequence is MPHHLPAPIALRQPEQLTTLVENRTVYSLEAFELNVFETHRTAHQVPLSMGHVVLTTMLQGKKVMHLAGRPAFEYLPGESVIVGENETMVIDFPEADEQRPTQCLAVAIPIETIRQTVDLLNEEQPRAETHLPWQLDTTEHAHFQNTPELTGTLERLVQLSRDTGRVKDVLANFTIQEMLVRLMQTQARQLLFHNYRQHATSHRFAAVVQYIKQHLTEQITVEKLSELACMSKATFFRVFKRELGLTPVEFVIQERIAEAKRLLRNPLTTVADVCFRAGFNNTAYFQKLFKQYEGVTPGVYKRQCVG, encoded by the coding sequence ATGCCGCACCACCTGCCCGCTCCTATTGCCCTGCGCCAGCCTGAGCAGCTTACTACGCTGGTAGAAAACCGGACGGTGTACTCGCTAGAAGCCTTCGAGCTGAACGTGTTTGAAACGCACCGCACCGCGCATCAGGTACCGCTGAGTATGGGCCATGTGGTACTCACAACGATGCTGCAGGGCAAAAAGGTGATGCACTTAGCGGGCCGGCCAGCCTTCGAGTATCTGCCCGGCGAGTCGGTGATTGTGGGCGAGAACGAGACGATGGTCATTGATTTCCCAGAAGCCGATGAGCAGCGCCCCACGCAGTGCTTGGCCGTAGCTATTCCCATCGAAACCATCCGCCAGACCGTGGACCTGCTCAACGAGGAACAGCCTCGCGCCGAAACGCACCTACCCTGGCAACTAGACACTACCGAGCACGCCCACTTCCAGAACACGCCCGAGCTGACCGGCACCCTGGAGCGCCTCGTGCAGCTTTCTCGCGACACTGGCCGGGTGAAAGATGTACTAGCCAACTTCACGATACAGGAAATGCTGGTGCGCCTGATGCAGACCCAGGCGCGGCAACTGCTGTTCCACAACTACCGGCAGCACGCCACCTCGCACCGCTTCGCGGCCGTGGTGCAATACATCAAGCAGCACCTCACGGAGCAGATTACAGTCGAAAAGCTGTCGGAGCTGGCCTGCATGAGCAAAGCCACATTCTTCCGCGTTTTCAAGCGCGAGCTGGGCCTCACGCCGGTGGAGTTCGTTATTCAGGAGCGCATAGCAGAAGCCAAACGCCTACTACGCAACCCTCTGACGACCGTGGCAGATGTCTGTTTTCGGGCGGGGTTCAACAACACAGCGTATTTTCAGAAACTATTCAAGCAGTATGAAGGCGTTACCCCGGGCGTATATAAGCGCCAGTGCGTGGGGTAA
- a CDS encoding DUF779 domain-containing protein, with translation MSTPTPRVLVTPAAEATIDLLRDENGPLMFHQSGGCCDGSSPMCFAKGEFRIGGNDVWLGQIHGCDFFMSTSQFEYWKHTQLTIDVTKGRGASFSLEIPLGVRFLIRSRLFTEEESKNMAPVLQGEEYLESQQA, from the coding sequence ATGTCAACTCCCACGCCCCGCGTCCTCGTTACGCCCGCCGCTGAGGCTACTATTGATCTGCTGCGCGACGAAAACGGTCCGCTGATGTTTCACCAAAGCGGTGGCTGCTGCGATGGTTCGTCGCCGATGTGCTTCGCCAAAGGCGAGTTCCGCATCGGCGGAAACGACGTGTGGCTGGGCCAGATCCACGGCTGCGACTTCTTCATGAGCACCAGCCAGTTTGAGTACTGGAAGCACACGCAACTCACCATTGACGTCACGAAGGGCCGCGGGGCCAGTTTTTCGTTGGAGATTCCGCTTGGCGTCCGGTTTCTGATTCGCTCCCGGCTGTTCACCGAAGAGGAGTCGAAAAATATGGCTCCCGTCCTGCAAGGTGAAGAATACTTGGAAAGCCAGCAGGCGTAA
- a CDS encoding MFS transporter, with the protein MAITCGLVVANIYYNQPLLAEIGRTFGLTESRVSLAATITQVGYTVGLLFVVPLGDKRERKSLILALLLCAAVCMAGAAYAPTFGWLVAASLLIGVFSAVPQLLIPMAASLASDAERGRVVGKVMSGLLIGILLSRTISGYVGLHFGWRTMFWVGAGLMVLLTGVLARMLPRNQPTFAGSYASLLGSLGTLTKQLPMLRRSALVGACMFGGFSAFWTTLVFFLESDAYHYHSDVAGLFGLIGASGAFAASFAGKSADRKGADYALNLGILLFLGAYVLLGFTGYYLLGLIVGVIILDVGQQMTHISNQTRIFTLLPEARSRLNTVYMTSCFIGGSAGSLLGGLAWDHFQWYGVCGVGLALVAAAYLANRFYGRGATVV; encoded by the coding sequence ATGGCCATTACCTGCGGATTGGTAGTGGCTAATATCTACTACAATCAGCCGCTACTGGCCGAAATCGGGCGCACATTTGGCCTTACCGAAAGCCGGGTGAGTCTGGCGGCTACCATCACGCAGGTGGGCTACACGGTGGGGCTGCTGTTCGTGGTGCCACTCGGCGACAAGCGGGAGCGGAAAAGCCTGATTCTGGCGCTGCTGCTGTGCGCAGCCGTGTGCATGGCGGGTGCGGCCTACGCGCCTACGTTCGGTTGGCTGGTGGCCGCGAGTCTGCTCATCGGAGTGTTTTCGGCGGTGCCACAACTATTGATTCCAATGGCGGCCTCCCTGGCTTCGGATGCGGAGCGGGGGCGTGTAGTGGGCAAGGTCATGAGCGGCCTGCTGATTGGCATTCTGCTTTCGCGCACTATCAGTGGCTACGTGGGGCTGCATTTCGGCTGGCGCACTATGTTCTGGGTGGGGGCTGGGTTGATGGTGCTACTAACCGGCGTTCTGGCCCGCATGCTGCCCCGCAACCAGCCCACTTTCGCGGGCAGCTACGCCAGCTTATTGGGCTCGTTGGGCACGCTCACGAAACAGTTGCCGATGCTGCGCCGCTCGGCGCTGGTGGGAGCCTGCATGTTCGGCGGCTTCAGCGCCTTCTGGACCACGTTGGTGTTCTTCCTGGAGAGCGACGCCTACCATTACCACAGCGACGTGGCTGGGCTGTTTGGCCTCATTGGGGCTAGTGGGGCCTTTGCAGCCTCCTTCGCCGGCAAATCCGCCGACCGCAAAGGTGCTGACTACGCGCTGAACCTTGGGATTCTGCTGTTTCTGGGAGCGTATGTGCTGCTGGGCTTCACTGGCTACTATCTACTGGGGCTGATTGTCGGCGTAATTATTCTGGATGTGGGTCAGCAAATGACGCATATCTCCAACCAGACCCGCATTTTCACGCTGCTCCCCGAAGCCCGCAGCCGCCTCAACACGGTGTACATGACCTCCTGCTTTATAGGAGGTTCAGCAGGCTCGCTGCTGGGTGGCCTAGCCTGGGACCATTTTCAGTGGTACGGCGTGTGCGGCGTGGGCCTTGCGTTGGTAGCCGCAGCGTATCTGGCGAACCGGTTTTATGGGCGGGGAGCTACGGTAGTATGA
- a CDS encoding nuclear transport factor 2 family protein → MKPFFGLLLGGALLASCSKSAPETAAVNVQTLNQQFIGAWNAKNTLQIDSLLADDVQYAQGSTRFNGKSEVADKWVRATMGTISDLKLYATSTGSDATMAYEAGTFSTEVLPETPGQPRGEGEGNFILLWKKNSKNAWKLSYVQLEGLPVKVAN, encoded by the coding sequence ATGAAACCCTTCTTTGGTCTCCTGCTTGGAGGCGCTCTGCTGGCCTCCTGCTCTAAATCGGCGCCCGAAACCGCTGCCGTGAATGTGCAAACACTCAATCAGCAGTTTATCGGTGCCTGGAACGCCAAAAACACGCTGCAGATTGACTCGTTGCTGGCCGACGACGTGCAGTATGCGCAGGGTTCTACCCGCTTCAATGGCAAGTCGGAAGTAGCCGATAAGTGGGTGCGCGCTACCATGGGCACTATCTCCGACCTGAAGCTTTACGCCACATCTACCGGTTCCGACGCTACGATGGCCTACGAGGCCGGCACGTTCTCGACGGAAGTGCTGCCCGAAACACCCGGCCAGCCCCGCGGCGAAGGCGAAGGAAACTTCATCCTGCTCTGGAAAAAGAACTCCAAAAATGCCTGGAAGCTCAGCTACGTGCAGCTCGAAGGCCTGCCCGTGAAGGTGGCAAATTAG
- a CDS encoding aldehyde dehydrogenase family protein: METLERTSTLVERPKFKSHYDNFIGGKWVAPVNGQYFENPSPIDGKAFCKVARSTKEDIELALDAAHEAFKSWSKASATTRSNVLLKIADIMEANLAHLAAVETVENGKAIRETMAADLPLCIDHFRYFAGVIRAEEGSATELNETTLSLVIQEPLGVVGQIIPWNFPLLMATWKLAPALAAGCCVVMKPAEQTPASIMVLMELIQDVIPAGVVNVVNGFGLEAGKPLASNKRVQKVSFTGETTTGRLILQYAAENIIPVTMELGGKSPNIFCKSVMDADDDFLDKCLEGAAMFALNQGEICTCPSRLLIHEDIYDEFMPRLIERVKAIKLGHPLDPETMMGAQASNDQYEKILSYLEIGKAEGAEVLTGGEAHRDHAHDDLHDGYYIQPTIFRGHNKMRIFQEEIFGPVLSVTTFKDNDEAIELANDTLYGLGAGLWSRDAHELYQMPRAIQAGRVWVNCYHDYPAGAPFGGYKASGFGRENHKMMLSHYRQTKNMLISYSQQKLGFF; this comes from the coding sequence ATGGAAACCTTAGAAAGAACCTCCACTCTCGTCGAGCGTCCCAAGTTCAAGTCTCACTACGACAATTTTATCGGTGGCAAATGGGTGGCGCCGGTGAACGGGCAGTATTTCGAGAATCCCTCACCCATTGATGGAAAAGCCTTCTGTAAGGTAGCCCGCAGCACTAAGGAAGATATTGAGCTGGCCCTCGACGCCGCGCACGAGGCGTTTAAGTCGTGGAGCAAGGCCTCGGCCACCACGCGCAGCAACGTGCTGCTCAAGATTGCCGACATCATGGAGGCCAATCTGGCCCACTTAGCCGCCGTGGAAACCGTAGAAAACGGCAAAGCCATCCGCGAGACGATGGCCGCCGACCTGCCCTTGTGCATCGACCATTTTCGCTATTTCGCCGGCGTCATTCGGGCCGAAGAAGGCTCAGCTACCGAACTCAACGAAACCACACTGTCCCTGGTGATTCAGGAGCCGCTGGGCGTGGTGGGCCAGATTATTCCCTGGAACTTTCCGTTGCTGATGGCCACCTGGAAGCTGGCGCCTGCACTGGCCGCCGGCTGCTGCGTGGTGATGAAGCCCGCCGAGCAGACGCCTGCCAGCATCATGGTGCTGATGGAACTGATTCAGGACGTAATTCCGGCCGGCGTGGTGAACGTGGTAAATGGTTTCGGGCTGGAAGCCGGCAAGCCGCTGGCCTCCAACAAGCGCGTGCAGAAAGTATCGTTCACGGGCGAAACCACTACCGGCCGCCTGATTCTGCAGTACGCCGCCGAAAATATCATTCCCGTGACTATGGAGTTGGGCGGCAAGTCGCCGAACATCTTCTGCAAATCGGTGATGGATGCCGACGACGACTTTCTGGATAAATGCCTGGAAGGTGCGGCCATGTTTGCCCTGAACCAGGGCGAAATCTGCACCTGTCCGTCGCGCCTGCTTATTCATGAAGACATCTACGACGAGTTTATGCCGCGTTTGATTGAGCGTGTTAAAGCCATCAAGCTCGGCCATCCGCTCGACCCCGAAACCATGATGGGCGCGCAGGCCAGCAACGACCAGTACGAGAAAATTCTGAGCTACCTGGAAATTGGGAAGGCGGAAGGGGCCGAGGTGCTGACCGGCGGGGAGGCTCACCGCGACCATGCCCACGACGACCTGCACGACGGCTACTACATTCAGCCAACCATCTTCCGCGGCCACAACAAAATGCGGATTTTTCAGGAGGAAATCTTCGGCCCGGTGCTGTCCGTGACGACGTTCAAGGACAACGACGAGGCCATTGAGCTGGCCAACGACACGCTCTACGGCCTCGGCGCCGGCCTCTGGAGCCGCGACGCGCACGAGCTGTACCAGATGCCCCGCGCCATTCAGGCCGGCCGCGTGTGGGTGAACTGCTACCACGACTACCCGGCCGGCGCTCCGTTCGGCGGCTACAAAGCCTCCGGTTTCGGCCGCGAAAACCACAAGATGATGCTGAGCCACTATCGGCAGACCAAGAATATGCTCATCAGCTATAGCCAGCAGAAACTGGGCTTCTTTTAA
- a CDS encoding glycine zipper 2TM domain-containing protein, producing MKKASLLLAFVMFFATIASSFAQDRKISSSAKGAVIGGLGGAAAGALINKKNRVVGGAVGGAAGGAIGYTIGRNADNKRRAEAARVAAARRAEANRVAAYRAGIAKGNATAKANNSNAMAATAAATAAAPTMMNSLAPAASGPSAFAMSTGYLPNESYGDRNAAYPSSEVRRKSW from the coding sequence ATGAAAAAGGCCAGTTTGCTCCTCGCATTTGTGATGTTTTTCGCTACCATCGCCAGCAGCTTTGCCCAAGACCGTAAGATTAGCTCCAGCGCCAAAGGAGCGGTTATCGGTGGCCTGGGCGGTGCCGCTGCCGGTGCTCTTATCAACAAAAAGAACCGTGTAGTGGGTGGCGCAGTAGGTGGTGCCGCCGGTGGCGCTATTGGTTACACCATTGGCCGCAACGCCGACAATAAGCGCCGGGCCGAAGCGGCTCGTGTAGCTGCTGCCCGCCGCGCCGAAGCCAACCGTGTGGCTGCCTACCGTGCTGGTATTGCGAAAGGCAACGCTACTGCGAAAGCCAACAACAGCAACGCTATGGCTGCCACTGCCGCCGCTACTGCTGCTGCTCCTACCATGATGAATAGCCTTGCTCCTGCTGCCTCGGGCCCTTCGGCCTTTGCCATGAGCACCGGCTACCTGCCCAACGAGTCGTATGGCGACCGTAACGCCGCTTATCCTTCTTCGGAAGTGCGTCGTAAGAGCTGGTAG
- a CDS encoding alpha/beta hydrolase — MKNTCFILLLMLAAMPSVFAQSTVSLYSGTIPNSIATDMQEKSITLENGGIRVSNVVQPTLQVFRPAKDKANGTAIIICPGGGYARLSMDNEGSDVAKRLTEMGVTAFVLKYRLPNDQTQPDKTIAPLLDAQQAIRLVRQRAAEYGVNPARVGLMGFSAGGHLASTAGTHFSKPAGNDATTTSVRPDFLVLLYPVISLSDSLMHAGSRTNLLGIKPSPDQIRLYSNDLQVTTQTPPTFLVHAADDKTVPVQNSLRFYEACLHHKVPAEMHLYPLGGHGFGMNNKTTKDNWTDRLQNWLDANGWLR; from the coding sequence ATGAAAAACACCTGTTTCATCCTGTTGCTGATGCTTGCCGCCATGCCCTCTGTTTTCGCTCAGAGCACGGTTTCGCTCTACAGCGGCACCATTCCCAACTCCATTGCTACCGATATGCAGGAGAAGAGCATTACGCTCGAGAATGGGGGCATCCGGGTGTCTAACGTAGTGCAGCCGACGCTGCAGGTGTTTCGGCCGGCTAAAGACAAAGCCAACGGCACGGCTATCATTATTTGCCCTGGTGGTGGCTATGCGCGGCTTTCCATGGACAATGAGGGTTCAGATGTAGCCAAGCGGCTCACTGAAATGGGCGTTACGGCCTTCGTGCTGAAATACCGCCTGCCCAACGACCAGACCCAGCCCGACAAAACCATTGCTCCGCTCCTGGATGCGCAACAGGCCATTCGGCTGGTGCGGCAGCGGGCCGCGGAGTATGGCGTAAACCCAGCCCGGGTCGGGCTGATGGGTTTTTCAGCGGGCGGGCATCTGGCTTCCACGGCCGGTACGCACTTCAGCAAGCCCGCCGGCAATGATGCCACCACTACCTCGGTACGGCCCGATTTCCTGGTGTTGCTGTACCCGGTTATCAGCCTTTCCGACAGCCTTATGCATGCAGGTTCTCGCACCAACCTACTGGGCATCAAACCTTCACCAGACCAGATCCGGCTGTATTCCAATGACCTGCAGGTAACCACCCAGACGCCCCCTACTTTCCTGGTGCACGCCGCCGATGACAAAACGGTACCGGTGCAGAATAGCCTGCGCTTTTATGAAGCCTGCCTGCACCACAAAGTGCCCGCAGAAATGCACCTGTATCCATTGGGAGGCCACGGCTTCGGCATGAACAACAAGACTACCAAGGATAACTGGACCGACCGACTACAGAACTGGCTGGATGCCAACGGCTGGCTGCGCTAA
- a CDS encoding efflux RND transporter permease subunit yields the protein MIAETFIRRPVTAIVTSLVIVLVGVLAILNLPVGQYPEITPPTVSVSGTYTGADAQTVEQTVATPVEVQVNGTPGMTYLQSNSTSNGQMSMTVNFEVGTDINIAALDVQNRVSIAQPTLPQEVQRLGLIVRKRNPSILMLVAMYAPKGSHNTTFLDNYANVFVKDALLRTKGVGDIVSRADDFSMRVWLKPDKLSQLGVTAQDVTAAIQEQNAQIAAGSIGAPPAQTGQTFEYIVFVKGRLTNTEEFGNVIVKTRPEDGTVVYLKDVARLELGKFNYSNNSFVDGKRAAYLLVYQAPGANALETYENVNATMEQLKKQFPADLDYVVPFESATVVKVSIEEVLHTLVEALLLVIIVVFLFLQSWRSTLIPVLAIPVSIIGTFIMFIPLGFTINTLTMFGFVLAIGIVVDDAIVVVEAVEHNMNERGMNPLDATLTAMREISAPVIAIALILAAVFVPVGFIPGITGRLYQQFAITIAISVIISAFVALSLTPALCVLLLKPHKRDENSKGLDKFFYKFNTWFDKVTGKYGAGVQRGIKHSRFVVVILVCIVAGTGLLFAKKPGGFIPTEDEGRLFVTFTLPEASSTERTVSTLKEVMKELSQIKGIKHYAGLGGLNVVNFSSKSNSGTVFCQLEPWEDRKDKELQLQGLITTVQQRLSRLREANIVVISPPAIPGLGNSGGFSFIFQEREAGGDIRNFDAQLQNFLGALRKRPEITGAFSFFTANTPGYQLTIDREKAKKLGVSIADIGTALRTYLGSAYVNDFTVYGRNFRVVTQADSMYRGDISNLGQYYVRNSAGGMVPLSTLTSYKRTESAPLISHYNLFRSAEINGNAAPGYSSGDAINALKETAAQSLPAGYGFEFSGLSREEQLAGGQTVYIFALSLTFVFLFLAALYESWSVPFSVLLAVPLGAFGAILALIFLPKLTNNVYAQIGLITLIGLSAKNAILIIEFAKERVDKGMPLVDATLEAVRLRLRPIVMTSLAFILGVLPLVFASGAGAQSRQTIGWTVLGGMLSATLLAIFIVPVLYVLITRFAYGKEKLAELEANYKPDEEHGGPENNRPDPEDPKLLPAH from the coding sequence ATGATTGCAGAAACCTTTATTCGGCGCCCCGTCACGGCCATTGTCACCTCCCTGGTGATTGTGCTGGTGGGGGTGCTGGCCATCCTGAATCTGCCTGTGGGGCAGTATCCGGAGATTACGCCGCCTACTGTATCGGTCAGCGGCACCTACACCGGCGCCGACGCCCAAACCGTGGAGCAGACCGTGGCCACGCCTGTGGAAGTGCAGGTGAACGGCACGCCTGGCATGACCTACCTGCAAAGCAACAGCACCAGCAACGGGCAGATGAGCATGACGGTAAACTTCGAAGTGGGCACCGACATCAACATCGCCGCCCTCGACGTGCAGAACCGCGTGAGCATTGCCCAGCCTACGCTACCACAGGAAGTGCAGCGGTTGGGCCTGATTGTGCGCAAGCGGAACCCCAGCATTCTGATGCTGGTAGCCATGTACGCCCCCAAAGGCTCCCACAATACTACCTTCCTCGACAACTACGCCAACGTGTTTGTGAAGGACGCGCTGCTGCGCACCAAAGGTGTGGGCGACATTGTGAGCCGCGCCGACGACTTCTCGATGCGCGTGTGGCTCAAGCCCGATAAGCTCAGCCAGCTCGGCGTAACGGCCCAGGACGTAACGGCTGCCATTCAGGAGCAGAACGCCCAGATTGCGGCGGGCTCCATTGGGGCGCCTCCCGCCCAAACCGGCCAGACGTTCGAGTACATTGTGTTCGTGAAAGGCCGCCTGACAAACACCGAGGAGTTCGGCAATGTCATCGTGAAAACCCGGCCCGAGGATGGTACAGTAGTGTACCTCAAGGACGTGGCGCGGCTGGAGCTCGGCAAATTCAACTACTCCAACAACTCCTTCGTGGATGGTAAGCGCGCCGCGTACCTGTTGGTGTATCAGGCGCCCGGTGCCAACGCGCTGGAAACCTACGAAAACGTGAATGCCACCATGGAGCAGCTGAAAAAGCAGTTCCCGGCTGACCTCGATTATGTAGTGCCGTTTGAATCGGCAACGGTCGTGAAAGTGTCCATTGAGGAAGTGCTGCACACGCTGGTAGAGGCACTGCTGTTGGTAATTATCGTGGTGTTTCTGTTTCTGCAAAGCTGGCGCTCCACGCTCATTCCGGTGCTGGCTATTCCGGTGTCTATCATCGGCACGTTCATCATGTTTATTCCGCTGGGTTTCACTATCAATACGCTCACTATGTTCGGCTTCGTGCTGGCCATTGGTATTGTGGTGGATGACGCCATTGTGGTGGTGGAAGCCGTGGAGCACAATATGAACGAGCGGGGCATGAACCCGCTGGACGCCACGCTGACCGCCATGCGCGAAATTTCGGCCCCGGTTATTGCTATTGCTCTGATTCTGGCGGCCGTGTTTGTGCCGGTGGGCTTCATCCCGGGCATTACGGGGCGCCTGTATCAGCAGTTCGCCATTACCATTGCCATTTCGGTGATTATCTCGGCCTTCGTGGCCCTCTCGCTCACGCCGGCTTTGTGCGTGCTGCTGCTCAAACCCCACAAGCGCGACGAGAATTCGAAGGGCCTCGACAAGTTCTTCTACAAGTTCAACACGTGGTTTGATAAGGTGACCGGTAAGTATGGCGCCGGTGTGCAGCGGGGCATCAAACACTCTCGCTTTGTGGTCGTGATTCTGGTGTGCATTGTAGCCGGTACGGGCCTGCTATTTGCCAAGAAACCCGGCGGCTTCATCCCGACCGAAGACGAAGGCCGTTTGTTTGTGACGTTTACCTTGCCCGAAGCCTCCTCTACTGAGCGCACCGTCAGCACACTCAAGGAGGTGATGAAAGAGCTGAGCCAGATTAAAGGCATCAAGCACTACGCCGGTTTGGGCGGCCTGAACGTGGTGAACTTCTCATCCAAGTCGAACAGTGGCACTGTCTTCTGCCAGCTGGAGCCGTGGGAAGACCGTAAAGACAAGGAACTGCAACTACAAGGCCTGATTACGACCGTACAGCAGCGCCTAAGCCGACTGCGGGAAGCGAATATTGTGGTCATCTCGCCACCAGCCATTCCAGGCTTGGGCAATAGTGGCGGTTTCTCCTTCATCTTCCAGGAACGCGAAGCGGGCGGCGACATCCGCAATTTCGACGCGCAGCTCCAGAATTTCCTGGGTGCGCTGCGTAAGCGGCCTGAAATTACGGGCGCCTTCTCGTTTTTCACGGCCAACACGCCTGGCTACCAGCTCACTATTGACCGGGAAAAGGCCAAGAAACTGGGCGTATCCATTGCGGATATCGGCACGGCACTACGCACCTATCTGGGCAGTGCCTACGTCAACGACTTCACAGTATATGGCCGCAACTTCCGCGTCGTGACCCAAGCCGACAGCATGTACCGCGGCGACATCAGCAATCTGGGCCAGTACTACGTGCGCAACAGCGCCGGTGGTATGGTGCCCCTGAGCACGCTTACCAGCTACAAGCGCACTGAGTCGGCGCCGCTCATCTCGCACTACAACCTGTTCCGCTCCGCCGAAATCAACGGCAACGCGGCCCCAGGCTACAGTTCCGGCGACGCCATCAATGCCCTCAAGGAAACAGCGGCGCAGTCGTTGCCGGCCGGATACGGGTTTGAGTTTTCGGGCCTGAGTCGCGAAGAGCAGCTGGCCGGTGGCCAAACCGTGTACATTTTCGCGTTGTCGCTCACGTTCGTATTCCTGTTTTTGGCAGCGCTGTACGAAAGCTGGTCGGTGCCGTTTTCGGTGCTCCTAGCCGTGCCGCTGGGTGCGTTCGGGGCTATTCTGGCCCTTATATTTCTTCCCAAGCTCACCAACAACGTGTATGCTCAGATTGGCTTGATTACATTGATTGGCTTGTCGGCCAAAAACGCCATTCTGATTATTGAGTTTGCCAAGGAACGGGTGGATAAGGGCATGCCGCTGGTAGACGCCACACTGGAAGCCGTGCGCTTGCGCCTGCGCCCCATCGTCATGACGTCCTTGGCGTTTATTCTGGGCGTGCTGCCACTGGTGTTTGCCTCCGGAGCTGGCGCCCAGAGCCGCCAAACCATCGGTTGGACGGTATTGGGTGGTATGCTCTCCGCCACGCTGTTGGCCATCTTCATTGTGCCGGTACTCTACGTACTCATCACGCGCTTCGCGTATGGCAAAGAGAAGCTGGCGGAGCTGGAAGCCAACTACAAGCCCGATGAAGAACACGGTGGCCCCGAAAACAACCGGCCGGATCCGGAGGACCCAAAACTACTGCCGGCCCACTAG
- the rfbD gene encoding dTDP-4-dehydrorhamnose reductase, with amino-acid sequence MGNVLVFGASGQLGQCLRHVAAERGNDDLVFLPEAEANILDTDAVKAVFAHYQPTYCINCAAYTAVDKAEDEVEIARKVNRDGAANLAQACTEYGATLIHISTDFVFAGTGNQPLSETDEAAPISVYGLTKLEGEQAVAEHTSQYFTLRTGWLYSEYANNFVKTMLRLGRERDELRVIWDQVGTPTYAIDLAGCILTIIETQNQQYGLYHYSNEGVTSWYDFATAIFELSNTHVRTVPIRTAEYPTKATRPAFSVMDKTKAKTNLGVYIPHWRESLKVCLARL; translated from the coding sequence ATGGGCAACGTACTCGTTTTTGGAGCATCAGGACAATTAGGGCAGTGCCTACGGCATGTAGCAGCGGAGCGAGGAAACGACGACCTAGTATTTCTGCCGGAAGCCGAAGCTAATATTCTGGATACTGATGCTGTGAAGGCGGTCTTCGCCCATTATCAGCCTACGTATTGCATCAATTGTGCTGCCTATACCGCTGTGGACAAGGCGGAAGATGAGGTGGAAATAGCCCGCAAAGTGAACCGCGACGGAGCCGCTAACTTGGCGCAGGCCTGCACCGAGTACGGGGCCACGCTCATCCATATATCCACTGATTTCGTGTTTGCCGGCACCGGCAACCAGCCGCTCTCCGAAACCGATGAGGCGGCTCCAATCAGCGTGTACGGCCTCACTAAGCTGGAAGGTGAGCAGGCCGTGGCAGAGCACACGAGTCAGTATTTCACGTTGCGCACCGGCTGGCTGTATTCGGAATACGCCAACAACTTCGTGAAAACGATGTTGCGTTTGGGTCGGGAACGGGACGAGCTACGCGTTATCTGGGACCAAGTAGGCACGCCTACTTACGCCATTGACCTAGCCGGCTGCATCCTTACCATCATCGAAACGCAGAACCAGCAATACGGTCTTTATCACTACAGCAACGAAGGCGTAACATCGTGGTACGACTTCGCCACGGCCATTTTTGAGCTGAGCAATACGCATGTGCGCACCGTGCCCATCCGCACAGCCGAATATCCGACCAAAGCCACCCGTCCGGCCTTTTCCGTGATGGACAAGACTAAAGCCAAAACCAATCTGGGCGTATACATCCCGCACTGGCGCGAGAGTCTCAAGGTGTGCTTGGCGCGGCTGTAG
- a CDS encoding DUF416 family protein: MLHYSIPHLPIPCKAVIAALTCAKMQPLYAAFCESESWGNSGVYEDGIQALFSFALTNSADEAVRVLPEFEQWFPDLDDFESILTSYAFDSSVALTEALLFVSTQDNIHFENHLTAATDCIDMFVQDLLDLDPNQPDLNKIIEASGYMQREFARRNSLLFALQENPAVTTETIEHLKLLNSTNALVELELLDKEAQ; the protein is encoded by the coding sequence ATGCTTCACTACTCTATTCCTCACTTGCCTATTCCCTGTAAAGCAGTTATTGCCGCCCTGACCTGTGCTAAAATGCAGCCGTTGTATGCTGCGTTTTGCGAATCAGAGAGCTGGGGCAACTCAGGTGTGTATGAGGATGGAATTCAGGCACTATTTAGCTTTGCACTAACCAACTCAGCTGATGAAGCAGTCCGGGTTTTGCCTGAGTTTGAGCAATGGTTTCCCGATTTGGACGATTTTGAAAGTATCCTGACATCCTATGCTTTCGATTCCAGCGTTGCTCTTACAGAAGCGCTGCTGTTTGTCTCAACCCAGGATAATATTCATTTTGAAAACCATCTGACAGCTGCTACGGATTGCATAGATATGTTCGTGCAAGACCTACTGGATTTAGATCCTAATCAGCCGGATCTGAATAAAATTATTGAGGCTAGTGGCTATATGCAAAGGGAGTTTGCACGACGTAATAGTTTACTGTTTGCGTTACAGGAAAATCCTGCTGTCACTACGGAAACTATCGAACACTTAAAGCTTCTCAATTCCACGAATGCATTAGTGGAATTGGAGCTACTAGACAAAGAAGCGCAGTAG